One Elusimicrobiota bacterium DNA segment encodes these proteins:
- a CDS encoding ATP-binding protein, with the protein MAAETRKFPINAAASVIADISAGIYRTPAGALKELVTNAFDADANMVQVSTNAPHFGTFTCSDDGTGMTPEQFEQNMGLIGGSSKRDHGEVSPINNRPLVGRIGIGILSIGQICRRFEVFSSAKGSPIKFRAKINLEPYMRPEARRVQLNKPLSGNDKVEIGKCEMDTAPEDPEKHYTRVVMDSIIPGFRQQLQSSPMGKMGVTPKIFKKGDMEAFLRSVSHDTVSEHGAYAQLIWELASTTPIRYLPGGPIRDTPSLDDLRKRMESFKFSVFLDGVELFKPLLLPLGAATDFKVYPKLDFTTTLSDKRTLRVRGYIYWQQSRILPRELQGILVRVRNVGIGTFDPTYLKYPKHEGWKFSQLCGEIYVDDGLDEAINIDRASFRESDEAYLSLQEFLFQRLGKKTDEGAGIFTSIKAMAKKAADRKKQKEHKKRANETHSAIFGSPGSMTLETAASKIATPAGVRLTRRSLVVDEELVATVPTRHRDLFMGICGVVEKTIGDRVPPAVRRDLLQRIAKLFEIR; encoded by the coding sequence ATGGCTGCCGAGACGCGAAAGTTCCCAATAAACGCAGCGGCATCAGTCATCGCCGACATCAGCGCCGGCATCTATCGAACACCGGCAGGCGCGCTGAAAGAATTGGTGACCAACGCTTTTGACGCTGATGCGAATATGGTGCAGGTGTCCACGAACGCCCCCCACTTTGGGACTTTCACTTGCTCGGACGACGGAACTGGCATGACGCCAGAACAGTTCGAGCAGAACATGGGGCTGATTGGCGGCAGCAGCAAGCGAGATCACGGAGAGGTTTCTCCTATCAACAACCGCCCACTCGTGGGCAGAATTGGAATCGGGATACTTTCAATAGGCCAGATTTGTCGAAGGTTCGAGGTCTTCTCATCTGCGAAGGGAAGCCCCATTAAGTTCCGGGCAAAGATCAACTTGGAACCATATATGCGCCCAGAGGCCCGCAGGGTTCAGCTCAACAAACCCTTGTCAGGAAACGACAAGGTGGAGATTGGAAAATGTGAGATGGACACTGCTCCCGAAGACCCGGAGAAGCACTACACCCGCGTTGTAATGGATTCGATTATCCCAGGGTTCCGCCAGCAATTGCAGAGTTCCCCGATGGGAAAGATGGGGGTCACACCGAAAATATTCAAAAAGGGCGACATGGAAGCCTTCCTTCGAAGCGTAAGCCATGATACAGTTTCGGAACATGGAGCTTATGCTCAGCTGATTTGGGAACTCGCCTCGACCACGCCCATCAGATATCTTCCCGGAGGGCCGATCCGCGACACACCATCGCTTGACGATCTGCGGAAGCGCATGGAGAGTTTCAAATTTAGCGTTTTCCTAGATGGCGTCGAGTTGTTCAAACCCCTTCTTCTTCCGCTTGGCGCCGCAACAGACTTCAAAGTTTATCCCAAACTGGATTTCACCACGACCTTGTCAGACAAGAGAACGCTGCGGGTTCGAGGATACATCTATTGGCAGCAGAGCCGGATTCTCCCGAGAGAGCTACAGGGCATCCTGGTCCGTGTGCGGAACGTCGGGATCGGGACATTCGACCCCACCTACCTTAAGTACCCAAAACACGAAGGGTGGAAATTCTCCCAGCTCTGCGGCGAGATATACGTTGACGATGGCCTTGATGAAGCCATCAACATTGACAGAGCCTCATTCCGGGAATCTGACGAGGCATATCTCTCGTTGCAGGAGTTCCTCTTTCAGCGCCTTGGGAAGAAAACTGATGAGGGTGCCGGCATTTTCACCAGCATCAAGGCGATGGCAAAAAAAGCGGCCGACCGGAAAAAACAAAAGGAACACAAAAAACGCGCCAACGAAACCCACTCCGCCATCTTCGGCTCGCCCGGCTCAATGACGCTGGAAACAGCCGCCTCTAAGATCGCGACTCCTGCAGGTGTTCGGCTGACACGCCGGAGCCTGGTTGTTGATGAAGAGCTGGTGGCCACAGTCCCAACCCGCCATCGCGATCTATTCATGGGGATATGTGGGGTGGTGGAAAAGACTATCGGCGACAGAGTCCCGCCCGCAGTGCGCCGAGACTTGCTGCAGAGGATTGCAAAACTGTTCGAGATTCGCTGA
- the dcm gene encoding DNA (cytosine-5-)-methyltransferase, with the protein MAHHSQRLCRASSPKCHRCPLISFCQTGLANHRHRVSDRPTVLDLFAGAGGLSAGFLREGFRIVLAIEKSRHAAQTYRHNHPGVPVLEMDARSISPARVAEISGLALGKLSLVMGGPPCQGYSAAGLRKPGARQNLLYRVIANMAHGLQSPILVMENVPGLMRVAGVNFKTRILGFIEDHGFSAKAVELDASKFGVPQRRQRLIFVAARKNLKLRPEALVPPGRRGKRTVAAVLKGLPKLAPGQGNDVMTIKGRLVYNHRAMTHGPAVVAKIRKIQPGNGPLSYRRLPTTLAHTIIAGHRALPVHPLQDRTITVREAARLQTLPDWFRFLGPHAEQPLQVANAVPYNMARALARAALRTLKQI; encoded by the coding sequence GTGGCTCATCATTCGCAGCGCCTCTGCAGAGCATCTAGCCCCAAATGCCACCGTTGCCCGCTCATCTCTTTCTGCCAAACGGGCCTTGCCAATCATCGCCATCGAGTTAGTGATCGTCCCACAGTTCTAGACTTATTCGCCGGGGCGGGCGGGCTGTCTGCTGGGTTTTTGAGGGAAGGTTTCCGCATCGTCTTGGCGATTGAGAAATCTCGTCATGCGGCCCAAACGTATCGACACAATCACCCAGGAGTCCCAGTTCTTGAGATGGATGCGCGCTCAATTTCCCCCGCACGCGTCGCCGAGATTTCTGGCTTGGCTCTGGGCAAATTGTCCCTCGTCATGGGGGGGCCGCCATGCCAGGGCTACAGCGCCGCTGGCCTCAGGAAGCCTGGAGCCCGTCAAAACCTGCTGTACCGGGTCATCGCGAACATGGCTCATGGGCTACAATCGCCAATCCTAGTTATGGAGAATGTGCCAGGGCTCATGCGGGTCGCTGGTGTCAATTTCAAGACAAGGATTCTGGGATTTATTGAGGACCATGGATTTTCGGCAAAGGCGGTTGAGCTGGATGCGTCAAAATTTGGCGTGCCGCAGCGGCGGCAACGACTAATATTCGTCGCTGCGAGGAAGAATCTCAAACTTCGCCCCGAGGCGCTGGTCCCTCCGGGCAGAAGGGGAAAGCGCACCGTTGCCGCGGTTTTGAAGGGTCTACCCAAGCTCGCTCCGGGGCAGGGTAATGACGTCATGACCATAAAAGGGAGATTGGTTTACAATCACCGTGCGATGACGCACGGCCCGGCAGTGGTGGCCAAAATACGGAAGATACAGCCGGGCAACGGCCCGTTATCTTACCGGAGATTGCCCACAACCCTGGCACACACGATTATCGCTGGCCACCGGGCGCTACCGGTGCATCCGCTACAAGATAGAACAATCACCGTTCGGGAAGCTGCTCGCCTGCAAACACTCCCTGATTGGTTCCGCTTCCTCGGCCCCCATGCGGAACAGCCGCTTCAAGTAGCGAACGCCGTCCCGTACAACATGGCTCGCGCTCTGGCAAGAGCCGCGTTGCGAACCTTGAAACAAATTTAG
- a CDS encoding helix-turn-helix domain-containing protein codes for MPRRSSIPIQLSLPERRTLGRWHKGTVSARLSQRLTIRANVVMRAARGQTNYMIAKQLGISRNTVKLWRYRFAHEGMAGLMTRPIPGRPRKIREVRPGMVANAIERVLA; via the coding sequence ATGCCTAGACGCTCCTCCATCCCCATCCAACTTAGCCTGCCTGAGCGAAGAACCCTGGGCAGATGGCATAAGGGGACTGTGAGTGCCCGGCTGTCCCAACGCTTGACAATCCGAGCGAACGTAGTCATGCGGGCCGCGCGAGGCCAGACCAATTACATGATCGCCAAACAGCTCGGCATCAGCCGCAATACGGTCAAGCTTTGGCGCTATCGCTTCGCCCACGAGGGCATGGCAGGACTCATGACCCGCCCGATTCCCGGCCGACCAAGGAAGATTAGAGAGGTGAGGCCGGGAATGGTTGCAAATGCAATTGAGCGGGTGTTGGCATGA